From Pandoraea vervacti, the proteins below share one genomic window:
- the xdhC gene encoding xanthine dehydrogenase accessory protein XdhC has translation MHRWVDAAHKLLVRGEAAVLVTIARVEGSAPREAGTHLLVTREQVWETIGGGHLEWRAMDVARQLLRQYGHQGARHVERFALGPSLGQCCGGAVTLAFEVLTLADLAWVSALHKRLAAGQASLRSVAFGAPGADAAASQQQGGPVLLSELDADEPLAHPHTLTRDADDAACSFWQGSDGWLWLSERLAPSDFHIVLFGAGHVGQAIVQVLATLPCRVTWADERTETFPESVPPNTSVESTDTPEAIVPEAPPGTFFLVMTHNHALDQRLCEAIFRRDDFAYFGLIGSMTKRRQFEHRLRDRGVPPERFAQMICPIGVAGITGKAPATIAIAVVAQLLRVREQQVQQTHLSAPAPTPDDGVAV, from the coding sequence ATGCACCGTTGGGTCGACGCCGCTCACAAGCTGCTCGTTCGCGGTGAAGCGGCCGTATTGGTGACGATCGCACGCGTGGAGGGTTCGGCGCCACGCGAAGCCGGCACCCATTTGCTCGTCACGCGCGAACAGGTATGGGAGACGATCGGCGGCGGTCATCTGGAATGGCGGGCCATGGATGTGGCCCGCCAACTGCTGCGTCAATACGGACATCAAGGTGCGCGACACGTCGAGCGCTTCGCGCTCGGCCCCAGTCTCGGGCAATGCTGCGGCGGTGCCGTCACCCTTGCCTTCGAAGTGCTCACGCTGGCCGATCTGGCCTGGGTGAGCGCGCTGCACAAGCGTCTGGCAGCCGGTCAAGCGAGCCTGCGCAGTGTGGCGTTCGGTGCGCCGGGAGCCGATGCGGCGGCCAGTCAGCAACAGGGCGGCCCGGTACTGCTCAGTGAGCTCGACGCCGACGAGCCGCTGGCGCATCCGCACACCCTCACCCGCGACGCCGACGATGCCGCGTGCTCCTTCTGGCAGGGCAGCGATGGCTGGTTGTGGCTGAGCGAGCGACTCGCGCCGAGCGACTTTCACATCGTGCTCTTCGGCGCGGGGCATGTCGGACAGGCCATCGTGCAGGTGCTGGCGACACTGCCATGCCGCGTGACATGGGCCGACGAGCGCACCGAGACGTTCCCCGAATCGGTGCCGCCGAACACTTCGGTCGAATCGACCGACACGCCCGAGGCAATCGTCCCCGAAGCGCCACCCGGCACATTTTTTCTGGTGATGACGCACAACCATGCGCTCGATCAACGCCTGTGCGAAGCCATTTTCAGGCGAGACGATTTCGCCTATTTCGGGCTGATCGGGTCGATGACCAAACGTCGGCAGTTCGAGCATCGCCTGCGCGATCGCGGTGTGCCGCCCGAGCGCTTCGCACAGATGATCTGCCCCATCGGCGTGGCGGGCATCACGGGCAAGGCGCCAGCGACGATAGCGATTGCGGTCGTCGCGCAGTTGCTGCGCGTGCGCGAGCAGCAGGTGCAGCAGACGCATTTGAGCGCACCGGCGCCGACACCTGACGACGGCGTCGCGGTCTGA